A single window of Cololabis saira isolate AMF1-May2022 chromosome 24, fColSai1.1, whole genome shotgun sequence DNA harbors:
- the cyyr1 gene encoding cysteine and tyrosine-rich protein 1: MEEARGRCRTWDWLRNSLLLCLFTGSDGQCEGCIEYCCDGSPPFCCSYYTYVGDVLSGTAISGIVFGVVFLMGAVAALFLCMCMCVKSGRGARVGVFNTSYVNTVSQGYPGPPPPYTYDYEMYPPSSRPPPYTPTPPRLDNYSPPPPYPGYTRK; this comes from the exons ATGGAGGAGGCTCGGGGGAGGTGCAGGACCTGGGACTGGCTCAGAAACTCGCTGCTGCTTTGTTTATTCACtg GAAGCGACGGCCAGTGTGAAGGCTGCATAGAGTACTGCTGTGATGGATCCCCACCCTTCTGCTGCTCCTACTACACCTACGTGGGGGACGTCCTCTC GGGCACTGCCATCTCCGGCATCGTGTTCGGCGTGGTGTTTCTGATGGGGGCGGTGGCGGCCCTGTtcctgtgcatgtgcatgtgcgtgAAGAGCGGGCGTGGCGCACGGGTGGGCGTGTTCAACACCTCCTACGTCAACACTGTGAGCCAGGGCTATCCAG GTCCTCCACCTCCATACACCTATGATTATGAGATGTACCCACCATCCTCGCGCCCCCCACCCTACACCCCAACTCCGCCCCGGCTGGACAACTACTCCCCGCCACCACCCTACCCCGGCTACACCCGAAAGTGA